The genomic window TGGAACTCGATGTCGTCCGGGAGCCCGCCCACGTTGTGGTGGGACTTGATGTTGGCGGTGCCGGTGCCGCCGCCGGACTCGACGACGTCCGGGTACAGGGTGCCCTGGACGAGGAAGGCGACCTCGGGGCCGTCCTCCTGGAGGATCTCCAGCTGGGCCTGCTCGAAGACGCGGATGAACTCGCGGCCGATGATCTTCCGCTTCTGCTCCGGGTCGGACACACCGGCCAGGGCGTCGAGGAAGCGCTTCTCCGCGTCGACGACCTTCAGCTTCGCGCCGGTCGCGGCGACGAAGTCCTTCTCGACCTGCTCGGTCTCGCCCTTGCGCATCAGGCCGTGGTCGACGTACACGCAGGTGAGCTGGGAGCCGATGGCCTTCTGGACGAGGGCCGCGGCGACCGCGGAGTCCACACCGCCGGAGAGGCCGCAGATGGCGCGCTTGTCGCCGACCTGCTCGCGGATCAGGGCGATCTGCTCCTCGACGACGTTGGTGGTCGTCCAGGTCGGCTCGATGCCCGCACCGCGGTAGAGGAAGTGCTCCAGCACCTGCTGGCCGTAGGTCGAGTGCATGACCTCCGGGTGGTACTGGACGCCGTACAGCTTCTTCTCGTCGTTCTCGAAGGCGGCGACCGGCACGACGTCCGTGGACGCGGTGACGGTGAAGCCCTCGGGGGCGGCCGAGCAGGCGTCGCCGTGCGACATCCACACCGGCTGCTCGGCGGGCGTGCCCTCGAAGAGGGTGGAGCCGGCCTTGGAGACCGTCAGCGGGGTGCGGCCGTACTCGCGCGCACCGT from Streptomyces sp. NBC_01341 includes these protein-coding regions:
- the guaA gene encoding glutamine-hydrolyzing GMP synthase, coding for MPAAPPAAPDTATDVVLVVDFGAQYAQLIARRVREARVYSEIVPSTMPVAEMLARNPRAIILSGGPSSVYAEGAPGIDRSLFEAGIPVFGMCYGFQLMATTLGGTVDDNGAREYGRTPLTVSKAGSTLFEGTPAEQPVWMSHGDACSAAPEGFTVTASTDVVPVAAFENDEKKLYGVQYHPEVMHSTYGQQVLEHFLYRGAGIEPTWTTTNVVEEQIALIREQVGDKRAICGLSGGVDSAVAAALVQKAIGSQLTCVYVDHGLMRKGETEQVEKDFVAATGAKLKVVDAEKRFLDALAGVSDPEQKRKIIGREFIRVFEQAQLEILQEDGPEVAFLVQGTLYPDVVESGGGTGTANIKSHHNVGGLPDDIEFQLVEPLRQLFKDEVRMVGQELGLPEEIVQRQPFPGPGLGIRIVGDVTKERLDLLREADAIAREELTAAGLDRDIWQCPVVLLADVRSVGVQGDGRTYGHPIVLRPVSSEDAMTADWSRLPYETLAKISTRITNEVAEVNRVVLDVTSKPPGTIEWE